Proteins co-encoded in one Bacillota bacterium genomic window:
- a CDS encoding adenylate/guanylate cyclase domain-containing protein — protein sequence MKRPGRIVAPVAGAIRALLVSGGDAGSPGWISHLKLGLSILLLLILLFLKGTFEPLELMTYDVRMRAGARIFSSQRSLNGDSPVVLVVIDDASLQQIGQWPWPRSIHARLTEILSRAGAKAIGFDIMFSEPDTKDIIGDKRLADASIASGNVVLAGAFAGKFMTPGSRLFQGIGEILPLEPLRRAAAGVGHIVALTDDDGMVRRVPVAVKGEGRLYLSLPVELARVYLGISEKSMNLAPGRYLELVGDGGKPLGIPLDATSSMFINYLRGLAPSSHGMLVVPYHQVLAGKIPSKTFKGKAVIIGMEARGLRDFYPTPLSVPGGVTSGLRINAMALDTILSGAFIKRVSPLVTVGMMAAGSLAAGAAGAFGVPGIPGADVGGDWGAGRFPVFLHALFPALISMVFAIGAGFALLWRYGLWLDIVPVVTAIAVSYIATLVQALVVEKKKRYEVRKTFERYLAPEVVREILSAPGGYALGGSRRKVTILFADIRGFTTFASVKDPEMAVNVLNQYLKVMGEAVIREGGALDKFMGDGIMAIFGAPAPLKDHASRAIKAAIEILDEVGKMEYGLRVGIGISSGDAVVGNIGTGRRMDYTAIGNTVNIASRLEELAGPQEILMDGASFHMVRGQADGTTAQSGSSESEYEQKDKTPHIPWEILFCEGLGQMTLRGLSIPVEIWKVTIARGQCGANCGQAGQ from the coding sequence TTGAAAAGGCCGGGCCGCATAGTCGCTCCCGTGGCCGGAGCAATTCGAGCTTTACTTGTGTCAGGTGGCGATGCGGGTTCGCCGGGATGGATTTCTCATCTCAAACTGGGTCTCTCGATTTTATTGCTGCTGATTTTGCTCTTTCTGAAAGGCACCTTTGAACCCTTGGAACTCATGACCTATGATGTCAGAATGAGAGCTGGGGCACGCATATTTTCCTCTCAACGCAGCTTGAATGGAGATTCTCCCGTAGTTCTAGTGGTAATTGATGATGCTTCTCTACAACAGATCGGCCAATGGCCGTGGCCCCGTTCGATTCATGCGAGATTGACGGAAATCCTGTCGCGAGCGGGTGCAAAGGCAATAGGTTTTGATATAATGTTTTCCGAACCAGACACGAAAGATATAATAGGGGACAAAAGGTTGGCTGATGCAAGCATCGCGTCAGGCAATGTGGTACTTGCGGGGGCTTTCGCTGGCAAATTTATGACTCCGGGGTCAAGGCTCTTCCAGGGGATCGGTGAAATCCTGCCTTTGGAGCCGTTGCGCAGAGCGGCCGCCGGGGTCGGCCATATAGTCGCTCTTACTGATGATGACGGTATGGTGCGAAGGGTGCCCGTCGCGGTAAAAGGGGAGGGGAGGTTATATCTCTCCCTGCCCGTGGAGCTCGCCAGAGTTTATCTGGGAATCTCGGAGAAATCTATGAACCTGGCTCCGGGCCGGTATCTTGAATTGGTCGGGGACGGCGGAAAGCCGCTCGGGATCCCGCTGGACGCGACTAGCAGCATGTTCATAAATTATCTCCGTGGGCTGGCTCCATCCAGCCATGGCATGCTCGTGGTTCCCTATCATCAAGTGCTGGCAGGAAAGATCCCCAGTAAGACATTCAAGGGGAAAGCTGTCATCATCGGCATGGAAGCCAGGGGACTCAGAGATTTCTATCCAACGCCTCTCTCTGTCCCGGGAGGGGTGACATCGGGGCTGCGAATAAACGCTATGGCGCTTGATACCATTTTATCCGGCGCTTTCATCAAAAGAGTGAGCCCTCTGGTCACAGTGGGCATGATGGCGGCGGGGAGCCTAGCAGCGGGCGCAGCCGGGGCTTTTGGAGTTCCCGGGATTCCCGGGGCAGACGTAGGAGGCGATTGGGGAGCCGGTAGATTTCCTGTTTTTCTTCATGCTCTGTTCCCGGCCCTCATATCGATGGTATTCGCGATAGGCGCTGGATTCGCACTTCTCTGGCGATACGGCCTGTGGCTAGATATAGTGCCTGTCGTGACAGCCATAGCGGTCTCATACATTGCTACTCTGGTTCAGGCGCTGGTCGTCGAGAAAAAGAAACGCTATGAAGTGAGGAAGACTTTTGAACGGTATCTGGCTCCGGAGGTCGTCCGGGAGATCCTATCCGCCCCGGGTGGATACGCCCTCGGAGGATCGCGTCGCAAGGTGACTATCCTTTTTGCAGACATAAGGGGTTTTACGACATTTGCATCAGTCAAAGACCCTGAGATGGCAGTGAACGTTCTGAATCAATACCTCAAAGTGATGGGGGAGGCGGTGATCCGGGAGGGTGGGGCTTTGGATAAATTCATGGGTGATGGCATAATGGCTATTTTTGGCGCGCCGGCGCCGCTAAAAGACCATGCATCCCGGGCAATCAAAGCTGCTATTGAGATCCTGGATGAAGTAGGGAAGATGGAGTATGGCCTGCGGGTCGGGATTGGCATATCATCTGGCGATGCCGTGGTCGGGAATATAGGGACCGGCAGGCGCATGGATTATACGGCCATTGGAAATACGGTCAATATAGCAAGTCGGCTAGAGGAGCTTGCAGGGCCTCAAGAAATCCTCATGGATGGCGCTAGTTTCCATATGGTCAGGGGGCAAGCGGATGGGACTACGGCCCAGAGTGGGTCGTCCGAATCGGAGTATGAGCAAAAGGATAAGACGCCCCATATTCCGTGGGAAATCCTCTTCTGCGAGGGGCTTGGGCAGATGACATTGCGGGGTCTGAGCATTCCGGTGGAGATATGGAAGGTAACAATAGCGCGTGGGCAATGTGGGGCCAATTGCGGGCAGGCGGGACAATAG
- a CDS encoding Crp/Fnr family transcriptional regulator gives MGRVSNSDYSQLHQADDSVAERSMAEFLRQVELFSDLSDEELARVAAIAQERIYKKGNHIFFEGDPGGAMFIVKDGAVRIYRLSAGGREKTLAMVSRGDCFGEMSLLDAFPRSAGAQALEDARLIMISREHFLDIMASIPKIALKVIRVLTARLREADQQIEYLSFGDARSRIVSTLLDLLRKHSRPGPYGYTIDLKLTHQELANLSGVTRETASRILAELESDGLIQIHEKNIIIIDEKSLRSLLSF, from the coding sequence GTGGGAAGAGTAAGTAACAGCGATTATTCTCAATTGCATCAGGCGGATGACTCGGTAGCTGAACGAAGCATGGCCGAGTTCCTCCGTCAGGTTGAGCTATTTTCTGACCTGTCCGATGAGGAATTGGCGCGGGTGGCAGCGATAGCGCAAGAGAGGATTTATAAAAAAGGAAATCACATATTTTTCGAAGGTGATCCTGGCGGCGCGATGTTCATTGTAAAGGATGGCGCTGTCAGGATATATAGACTCTCCGCCGGGGGAAGAGAAAAAACGCTGGCGATGGTCTCCAGAGGAGACTGCTTCGGCGAGATGTCCCTTCTTGACGCGTTCCCCCGTTCCGCTGGAGCGCAGGCTCTCGAAGACGCCAGGCTTATTATGATATCCAGAGAGCATTTCCTTGACATTATGGCGTCAATTCCGAAAATCGCTCTCAAGGTCATTCGCGTCCTGACGGCCCGTCTCCGTGAGGCTGATCAGCAGATCGAATATCTTAGTTTCGGGGATGCGAGAAGCCGGATAGTATCTACCCTCCTGGATCTTTTGAGAAAGCATTCTAGACCAGGTCCTTATGGGTATACCATCGACCTTAAGCTAACTCACCAGGAACTCGCCAACCTTTCGGGAGTTACCAGGGAAACTGCGAGTCGCATTCTGGCTGAGCTGGAAAGTGACGGCCTAATTCAAATCCACGAGAAGAACATCATCATCATAGATGAAAAAAGCCTTCGCAGCCTGCTTTCCTTTTGA